In the Syntrophus aciditrophicus SB genome, CGCTCTTCCACAATTCTGGTGATTTCCCCATCCCCTTCCATCAGTTTGATGGCCACCCAGTCTGAGGGGTAGGAATCCAGAGGGACGTGCTCATGAATCAGGTTCAGCAGTTCGCAGAAGACCTCCTCATGATCGGGACTGACTCCGGGAATGACTGGGTGATAGGCTTCTTCGCCGTCAACCGTGGCGATAACCCGGGAGACCAGATCCTGAATCCCGGTGTTTTTGGTGGCAATCATCGGAACCACGGGAATGCCGAGAGACTTGCGGAGCTGTGTCATGTTGATCCGTATCCCAGCGGATTCAGCGACATCCAGCATGTTGACAGCTACGACTACGGGGGGGCCCAGCAGAAGCAGTTCAGAAAGGAGATAGAGGCTTCGCTCCAGGGAAGCGGCATTGATAAGAAGTGCGATCACATCGGGGCGGCATTGAAGAATGAAATCCCGGGCAACGCGCTCTTCCTCGGAAAAAGCGGAGAGACTGTAGGTTCCGGGGAGGTCGACAATATGCATCTCCGTGTTGTCAGCGATATGGACGCCTTCCTTCTTCTCCACTGTTTTTCCAGGCCAGTTGCCTACATGTTGGGAAAGCCCCGTCAGGATGTTGAAGATTGTGGATTTTCCCACATTGGGCTGACCCGCGAGGGCGACCAGTATCCGGCGCTGCTCGGCGACGGGGGCTTCTTCCTCCCGGGGAGAACTGCTCCTGACCACGCTGATATGGCCGACCTCGGACCATCCGAGGGCGATGCGGGCGTCACCCGCTTCCACAATAAACCGTCCGCCGGCACTCTGAAGGATGCGGATCCGCGCGTTCTGGCTGATCCCCATACTGGCCAGCCTGCTGATCAGACCTCTTCCTCCCTTTACGGAACGGACAATCCCCTCTTCCCCTTCTTTCAGCAGGGACAGGGGAATCAACTCTTCATTCACCCATCAGCTCCTTTTCAATATTGATAAATCGTGCAAGGCTATCACGTCTTTATGTGGATTTAAAGTCAAGATTTATCAGAGGATGTCACAGATTCAAGCGCGAACCGTTTTTGCGCAGCCAGCCTCTCCGCTCCCGGTGATCGGGAATCACAGCGGCGACGCGTTTCCAGAATTCCACGGAGTGGTTCTTTTCGACGATATGCTGAAGTTCATGAACGATTACATAATCGATGACCGGCCGGGGCGCCATGATCAGCCGCCAGTTGAAAGCCAGCCTGTCTGACGCCGAACAGGAGCCCCAGAAACTTCTCGCCCCGGTGATTCTGAACCCTGTCGGTACAAGATTCAGTTGCCGGCTGAAGAAGTCGAGTCTCTGCCCAAAATGCGTTTCCGCCTGTTCCATGTACCAGGCTGTCAGGATCTCCCGTCCTTGATCCGCGTCATCCCGTTGCAGGATAATGTGCCGATCGTCAAAGAGCGGCCTTCCCCGGGGATGAGTTTCCAGGGCTGTGATGCGGAGAGGATAGCGGGTTCCCAAAAAAAGAAAAAGTTCCCCATTCTGAAAAGTTTTGGAGGTGCTTTTTCTGTCAGTGCGACACTCCTTTTCCCGGATGCGCTGCTTCAGCCATTCCTCCCGGGACCGGAAGAAATCGTCGATTTCCCTTTCAGGGGTAAAAAAAGGAGCCCGGATGATGATCCGGCCGTCATTCCTCAACTGAAGGCAGATTGTTTTTTTTCTTTTCCTGCTCCTTAAAAGCGTATAATCCAGGTTCATTCTTTTCTCTCCGAAAGCGCTCGACAACCCTGAAATCCGGTACTTTCTTTCCATGTTTTGCCGCGTTGCGCAAGGGGAATTTCCTTGTCGGCGACGACCAGACATTTTTGTCGGTTCTATCCCGGTATACGGAACAAAACTGTTTCGTTTTAATCCGGGAACAAAATCATTATTCTTTAAATTATCGTAATATCAATAAGATATCGAGATTACACCCTTTGGCACTTCCTTTGCTCCTTCTTGTTTAAGGCGTCAAGTTTACCGGAAAAGCTTTTCGCCGGCCGATCGTAAGCCGCGGGCTTTTCATGATCGGTCTTCCGGGAAATTGTTAAGGAGGAATGTATCATGAATGCGGGAGATACAGCTTGGGTGCTTATATCCACCGTACTGGTTTTTGTCATGACGCCCGGCCTGGCTTTTTTCTATGGCGGCCTGGTGCGTCGGAAAAATGTTCTGTCCATTCTCATGCAGTGCTTCATCATCATGTGCGTGATCAGTCTGCAGTGGGTCCTGTACGGATA is a window encoding:
- a CDS encoding M48 family metallopeptidase — protein: MERKYRISGLSSAFGEKRMNLDYTLLRSRKRKKTICLQLRNDGRIIIRAPFFTPEREIDDFFRSREEWLKQRIREKECRTDRKSTSKTFQNGELFLFLGTRYPLRITALETHPRGRPLFDDRHIILQRDDADQGREILTAWYMEQAETHFGQRLDFFSRQLNLVPTGFRITGARSFWGSCSASDRLAFNWRLIMAPRPVIDYVIVHELQHIVEKNHSVEFWKRVAAVIPDHRERRGWLRKNGSRLNL